Proteins encoded together in one Impatiens glandulifera chromosome 1, dImpGla2.1, whole genome shotgun sequence window:
- the LOC124921631 gene encoding CRC domain-containing protein TSO1-like isoform X1 yields the protein MDHMGKMNERYCPPMAMDIIKEGKPISKFQQQQQESPVSNFINSLSPINTLQSIRISQAFNFALVSPIFPSPPPKNGTQNSKTQFCNQSKPQFSSEEGNHDQFTFESPYEIEQTNHHQEETSSTVICVSQTETEQQFVNESIMDDIQRSVSRRCLVFDMTGGAGVHDDPLFVNRNDSISNSSLHIIPGIGLYLNDLPRTENEEQLRGPLLNQLKNKRRRREKKEETDGCKRCRCKKSKCLKLYCECFAAGVYCSEPCACQECFNQAIHESIVLETRKQIESRNPLAFAPKVTTSVDSLVLSNGDHHQYSVKTPASARRHKTGCNCKKSGCLKKYCECFQSGVGCSFNCRCEGCKNVFGGRKEGYIETEFIEEEIMIPKQQQIRTSESSNFLGSQSFLMPNIIHHHHHHHPFLFEKQLQTVDEVVMPDILKDRFSPVKTTSSSPNSKRVTLAQRWRPAARKLTLQSNINGHNYRD from the exons ATGGATCATATGGGGAAGATGAATGAGAGATACTGTCCTCCCATGGCCATGGACATCATCAAAGAAGGAAAACCCATCTCTAAATTCCAG cagcagcagcaggaaTCTCCAGTTTCTAATTTCATCAACAGTCTTTCTCCCATCAACACACTTCAATCCATTCGTATTAGTCAAGCATTCAATTTCGCTTTGGTTTCTCCCATCTTTCCTTCACCTCCTCCTAAGAACGGAACTCAAAACTCGAAAACTCAATTCTGTAATCAATCGAAACCTCAGTTTTCATCTGAAGAAGGTAATCATGATCAATTTACATTTGAATCACCATACGAGATAGAACAGACCAATCACCATCAAGAAGAAACCAGTAGTACCGTCATTTGTGTCAGTCAAACAGAAACAGAGCAGCAATTCGTTAATGAA TCTATTATGGATGACATACAACGCAGTGTCAGTAGACGTTGCCTCGTATTTGATATGACCGGAGGAGCCGGAGTTCATGACGATCCGTTGTTTGTTAATCGGAATGATTCTATTTCTAATTCGTCTCTTCACATCATACCCGGAATCGGTTTATACCTAAATGATCTCCCAAGAACTGAAAACGAAGAACAACTAAGGGGTCCTCTTCTTAATCAGCTGAAAAATAAGAG GCGTAGGCGAGAAAAAAAGGAAGAAACGGACGGCTGCAAACGATGTAGATGTAAGAAATCAAAATGTCTGAAACT TTACTGCGAATGTTTTGCGGCGGGTGTGTACTGTAGCGAGCCTTGTGCTTGTCAAGAATGCTTTAACCAAGCTATTCACGAGAGTATTGTTCTTGAAACGCGAAAACAGATTGAATCTCGAAATCCACTAGCATTTGCTCCTAAAGTGACCACATCAGTTGATTCTCTTGTTCTTTCTAATGGG GATCATCATCAATATTCTGTTAAGACTCCAGCCTCAGCTAGACGACATAAGACTGGATGTAACTGCAAGAAATCGGGTTGTCTGAAGAAATACTGTGAATGCTTTCAG AGTGGAGTTGGATGCTCCTTCAATTGCAGATGTGAAGGATGCAAGAATGTGTTTGGTGGTAGAAAGGAAG GATACATAGAAACTGAGTTCATAGAAGAAGAAATCATGATACCCAAACAACAACAAATTCG AACATCCGAATCTTCAAATTTTCTTGGCAGCCAGAGTTTCTTGATGCCAAACATTATCCATCATCACCACCACCATCATCCATTTTTGTTCGAGAAACAATTGCAGACAGTTGATGAAGTTGTAATGCCCGACATTCTGAAAGATAGATTTTCTCCTGTCAAAACGACATCGTCTTCACCAAACAGTAAGAGAGTTACGCTTGCACAAAGATGGAGGCCAGCAGCTAGGAAGTTGACCCTGCAGTCTAATATCAATGGCCACAATTATCGTGActga
- the LOC124921631 gene encoding CRC domain-containing protein TSO1-like isoform X3, with translation MDHMGKMNERYCPPMAMDIIKEGKPISKFQQQESPVSNFINSLSPINTLQSIRISQAFNFALVSPIFPSPPPKNGTQNSKTQFCNQSKPQFSSEEGNHDQFTFESPYEIEQTNHHQEETSSTVICVSQTETEQQFVNESIMDDIQRSVSRRCLVFDMTGGAGVHDDPLFVNRNDSISNSSLHIIPGIGLYLNDLPRTENEEQLRGPLLNQLKNKRRRREKKEETDGCKRCRCKKSKCLKLYCECFAAGVYCSEPCACQECFNQAIHESIVLETRKQIESRNPLAFAPKVTTSVDSLVLSNGDHHQYSVKTPASARRHKTGCNCKKSGCLKKYCECFQSGVGCSFNCRCEGCKNVFGGRKEGYIETEFIEEEIMIPKQQQIRTSESSNFLGSQSFLMPNIIHHHHHHHPFLFEKQLQTVDEVVMPDILKDRFSPVKTTSSSPNSKRVTLAQRWRPAARKLTLQSNINGHNYRD, from the exons ATGGATCATATGGGGAAGATGAATGAGAGATACTGTCCTCCCATGGCCATGGACATCATCAAAGAAGGAAAACCCATCTCTAAATTCCAG cagcaggaaTCTCCAGTTTCTAATTTCATCAACAGTCTTTCTCCCATCAACACACTTCAATCCATTCGTATTAGTCAAGCATTCAATTTCGCTTTGGTTTCTCCCATCTTTCCTTCACCTCCTCCTAAGAACGGAACTCAAAACTCGAAAACTCAATTCTGTAATCAATCGAAACCTCAGTTTTCATCTGAAGAAGGTAATCATGATCAATTTACATTTGAATCACCATACGAGATAGAACAGACCAATCACCATCAAGAAGAAACCAGTAGTACCGTCATTTGTGTCAGTCAAACAGAAACAGAGCAGCAATTCGTTAATGAA TCTATTATGGATGACATACAACGCAGTGTCAGTAGACGTTGCCTCGTATTTGATATGACCGGAGGAGCCGGAGTTCATGACGATCCGTTGTTTGTTAATCGGAATGATTCTATTTCTAATTCGTCTCTTCACATCATACCCGGAATCGGTTTATACCTAAATGATCTCCCAAGAACTGAAAACGAAGAACAACTAAGGGGTCCTCTTCTTAATCAGCTGAAAAATAAGAG GCGTAGGCGAGAAAAAAAGGAAGAAACGGACGGCTGCAAACGATGTAGATGTAAGAAATCAAAATGTCTGAAACT TTACTGCGAATGTTTTGCGGCGGGTGTGTACTGTAGCGAGCCTTGTGCTTGTCAAGAATGCTTTAACCAAGCTATTCACGAGAGTATTGTTCTTGAAACGCGAAAACAGATTGAATCTCGAAATCCACTAGCATTTGCTCCTAAAGTGACCACATCAGTTGATTCTCTTGTTCTTTCTAATGGG GATCATCATCAATATTCTGTTAAGACTCCAGCCTCAGCTAGACGACATAAGACTGGATGTAACTGCAAGAAATCGGGTTGTCTGAAGAAATACTGTGAATGCTTTCAG AGTGGAGTTGGATGCTCCTTCAATTGCAGATGTGAAGGATGCAAGAATGTGTTTGGTGGTAGAAAGGAAG GATACATAGAAACTGAGTTCATAGAAGAAGAAATCATGATACCCAAACAACAACAAATTCG AACATCCGAATCTTCAAATTTTCTTGGCAGCCAGAGTTTCTTGATGCCAAACATTATCCATCATCACCACCACCATCATCCATTTTTGTTCGAGAAACAATTGCAGACAGTTGATGAAGTTGTAATGCCCGACATTCTGAAAGATAGATTTTCTCCTGTCAAAACGACATCGTCTTCACCAAACAGTAAGAGAGTTACGCTTGCACAAAGATGGAGGCCAGCAGCTAGGAAGTTGACCCTGCAGTCTAATATCAATGGCCACAATTATCGTGActga
- the LOC124921631 gene encoding CRC domain-containing protein TSO1-like isoform X2 has translation MDHMGKMNERYCPPMAMDIIKEGKPISKFQQQQESPVSNFINSLSPINTLQSIRISQAFNFALVSPIFPSPPPKNGTQNSKTQFCNQSKPQFSSEEGNHDQFTFESPYEIEQTNHHQEETSSTVICVSQTETEQQFVNESIMDDIQRSVSRRCLVFDMTGGAGVHDDPLFVNRNDSISNSSLHIIPGIGLYLNDLPRTENEEQLRGPLLNQLKNKRRRREKKEETDGCKRCRCKKSKCLKLYCECFAAGVYCSEPCACQECFNQAIHESIVLETRKQIESRNPLAFAPKVTTSVDSLVLSNGDHHQYSVKTPASARRHKTGCNCKKSGCLKKYCECFQSGVGCSFNCRCEGCKNVFGGRKEGYIETEFIEEEIMIPKQQQIRTSESSNFLGSQSFLMPNIIHHHHHHHPFLFEKQLQTVDEVVMPDILKDRFSPVKTTSSSPNSKRVTLAQRWRPAARKLTLQSNINGHNYRD, from the exons ATGGATCATATGGGGAAGATGAATGAGAGATACTGTCCTCCCATGGCCATGGACATCATCAAAGAAGGAAAACCCATCTCTAAATTCCAG cagcagcaggaaTCTCCAGTTTCTAATTTCATCAACAGTCTTTCTCCCATCAACACACTTCAATCCATTCGTATTAGTCAAGCATTCAATTTCGCTTTGGTTTCTCCCATCTTTCCTTCACCTCCTCCTAAGAACGGAACTCAAAACTCGAAAACTCAATTCTGTAATCAATCGAAACCTCAGTTTTCATCTGAAGAAGGTAATCATGATCAATTTACATTTGAATCACCATACGAGATAGAACAGACCAATCACCATCAAGAAGAAACCAGTAGTACCGTCATTTGTGTCAGTCAAACAGAAACAGAGCAGCAATTCGTTAATGAA TCTATTATGGATGACATACAACGCAGTGTCAGTAGACGTTGCCTCGTATTTGATATGACCGGAGGAGCCGGAGTTCATGACGATCCGTTGTTTGTTAATCGGAATGATTCTATTTCTAATTCGTCTCTTCACATCATACCCGGAATCGGTTTATACCTAAATGATCTCCCAAGAACTGAAAACGAAGAACAACTAAGGGGTCCTCTTCTTAATCAGCTGAAAAATAAGAG GCGTAGGCGAGAAAAAAAGGAAGAAACGGACGGCTGCAAACGATGTAGATGTAAGAAATCAAAATGTCTGAAACT TTACTGCGAATGTTTTGCGGCGGGTGTGTACTGTAGCGAGCCTTGTGCTTGTCAAGAATGCTTTAACCAAGCTATTCACGAGAGTATTGTTCTTGAAACGCGAAAACAGATTGAATCTCGAAATCCACTAGCATTTGCTCCTAAAGTGACCACATCAGTTGATTCTCTTGTTCTTTCTAATGGG GATCATCATCAATATTCTGTTAAGACTCCAGCCTCAGCTAGACGACATAAGACTGGATGTAACTGCAAGAAATCGGGTTGTCTGAAGAAATACTGTGAATGCTTTCAG AGTGGAGTTGGATGCTCCTTCAATTGCAGATGTGAAGGATGCAAGAATGTGTTTGGTGGTAGAAAGGAAG GATACATAGAAACTGAGTTCATAGAAGAAGAAATCATGATACCCAAACAACAACAAATTCG AACATCCGAATCTTCAAATTTTCTTGGCAGCCAGAGTTTCTTGATGCCAAACATTATCCATCATCACCACCACCATCATCCATTTTTGTTCGAGAAACAATTGCAGACAGTTGATGAAGTTGTAATGCCCGACATTCTGAAAGATAGATTTTCTCCTGTCAAAACGACATCGTCTTCACCAAACAGTAAGAGAGTTACGCTTGCACAAAGATGGAGGCCAGCAGCTAGGAAGTTGACCCTGCAGTCTAATATCAATGGCCACAATTATCGTGActga